A part of Ziziphus jujuba cultivar Dongzao chromosome 8, ASM3175591v1 genomic DNA contains:
- the LOC132804924 gene encoding putative disease resistance protein At1g50180: protein MAEFLLSKFAESAVSQTVQRITDLLIYEAASLSSVREDVEVLQNDLKSLQGLIKAADSKQEHDQHLQELVRQVKDVASEADDVIDTYILKVDSSCIKAFHNKRIRPQINSVRARIQNIINTAMPIYGFVSAVREGTSSNVGLQRLLRRSSPNVDDGDNDVVSLKSSTSALTEELTKEEDRLCIVSVVGMGGLGKTTLAKKVFKCVKQKFDCSAWVFISQQYVLRDVLIDIFLQIGSPNENMKFERINSARDILEQKKKEREFLNALPEHELIDSLNDKLKEKRFLVVLDDIWKIEAWYFLERAFPKGKKGSKILFTTRNREVASAADPRSCQVEPPLLTLEESWELLKRKAFPRDIVDAHGCPPEYENLGKEMAKKCAGLPLAVVVLGGLLSTKATLEEWKKVMRDVNSNLNKMQPRQQYEGVNQILALSYHDLPYYLKPCFLYLGNFPEDYEIHKRKLIRLWIGEGFIPMSTGSRGEMEQTWEDVAEGYMEELIHRCMVQVEKRDHTGRGVKTCRMHDLMRDLCINKSREESFAQIMEKTDGSAASFKPSGGSRSRRLVIHPGVDLQYRKTHWACNTFFRKLVNPCSSSLVESNWVEQVHPNLRSLLCLDGIFLPSSALKSSKFRMLRMLEVGVSVGRCEFIVLRGMGDLIHLRYLCVEISGGFFWLSSSIGNLRNLHTLHIKGYAFLRGSVGMISKLIRLRHLLLPDSMRYNQNDFRIDKLKDIETLKNIPASVLIRSYDALHKLTNLRDISILFDSKDSHVEDDVRRVLGSQIVQSGRLTSLRIWIDSSEAGFPSLESLSSCHSLSKLGLEGKMKFQQQQGLIHLPQSLTKLTLKWSAMEQDPMPVLENKLPNLRFLMLGWDAYVGSEMVCSAHGFPNLDTLHLTELNNVREWIVEKGAMPSLKKLKIDWLPKLEMIPEGLEFVTSLKELEIVRMRNSFCEKLQVKNEIEGQDYYKVRHIPSISYSLIV, encoded by the coding sequence atggcagAATTTTTGTTATCGAAATTTGCAGAGTCCGCTGTATCCCAAACAGTCCAAAGAATCACTGACCTTCTCATCTATGAAGCCGCTTCCTTAAGCAGTGTGAGAGAGGATGTGGAGGTCTTGCAAAACGACTTGAAGTCCCTTCAGGGCCTTATAAAAGCAGCAGACTCCAAGCAAGAACATGACCAACACCTCCAAGAGTTGGTACGCCAAGTCAAAGATGTGGCTTCTGAAGCTGACGATGTTATCGATACCTACATCCTCAAAGTTGACTCCTCTTGCATCAAAGCTTTTCATAATAAAAGAATTCGACCCCAGATCAACTCCGTCCGCGCTAGAATACAAAACATAATAAATACAGCCATGCCAATTTATGGATTCGTATCTGCTGTTAGAGAGGGGACGAGTTCCAATGTAGGTCTGCAGCGGCTTTTGAGAAGATCATCTCCAAATGTTGATGATGGCGATAATGATGTTGTAAGCTTGAAGAGTAGCACCAGCGCCTTAACAGAAGAGTTGACTAAGGAGGAAGACCGGCTGTGCATTGTCTCTGTAGTGGGTATGGGTGGTTTAGGTAAGACCACTCTTGCCAAGAAAGTATTTAAATGTGTTAAACAAAAGTTTGATTGCTCTGCTTGGGTTTTTATATCTCAACAATATGTGCTAAGGGATGTTTTGATTGACATCTTCCTCCAAATTGGTTCTCCAAATGAAAACATGAAATTTGAAAGAATTAATTCTGCCAGAGATATTttagaacaaaagaaaaaagagagggaGTTTTTGAATGCTTTGCCAGAGCACGAGCTAATAGATTCGCTCAATGATAAGCTGAAAGAGAAGCGATTTCTTGTGGTTCTTGATGATATTTGGAAGATTGAGGCTTGGTATTTTTTAGAGCGTGCTTTTCCGAAAGGAAAGAAGGGAAGCAAAATTCTGTTTACCACACGCAATAGGGAGGTAGCCTCAGCTGCTGATCCACGGAGCTGCCAAGTTGAACCACCTTTGTTGACATTGGAAGAGAGTTGGGAGCTTCTTAAACGGAAAGCATTTCCAAGAGATATTGTGGATGCCCATGGTTGTCCACCAGAGTATGAGAACTTAGGAAAGGAGATGGCTAAAAAATGTGCAGGACTTCCTCTTGCTGTTGTTGTGCTTGGAGGCTTGTTGAGTACAAAAGCTACGTTGGAAGAATGGAAGAAGGTGATGAGAGACGTGaattcaaacttgaacaaaatgcAACCAAGACAACAATATGAAGGGGTGAATCAGATACTAGCCTTGAGCTACCACGATCTACCTTACTACTTGAAGCCCTGTTTTCTGTATCTGGGCAACTTTCCTGAGGATTATGAAATacacaaaagaaaattgatcCGATTATGGATAGGAGAAGGATTTATTCCCATGAGTACGGGATCAAGAGGAGAGATGGAACAAACATGGGAAGATGTAGCTGAAGGATACATGGAAGAGCTGATCCATAGGTGCATGGTTCAGGTGGAGAAAAGGGACCATACAGGAAGAGGTGTGAAAACATGTCGCATGCATGATCTTATGCGAGACTTGTGTATAAACAAGTCCAGAGAGGAAAGCTTTGCTCAGATTATGGAAAAGACCGATGGTTCTGCAGCTTCATTTAAGCCCTCGGGAGGTAGTCGTTCTCGAAGACTTGTCATCCATCCTGGTGTTGATCTTCAATATCGCAAAACACATTGGGCATGCAACACCTTTTTCAGAAAGCTTGTTAATCcatgttcttcttctttggtGGAGTCTAATTGGGTGGAACAGGTACATCCCAATCTTCGTTCTCTTTTGTGTTTGGATGGGATATTTCTTCCTTCATCAGCATTAAAATCAAGCAAGTTCAGAATGTTGAGAATGTTGGAAGTTGGTGTTAGTGTTGGACGTTGTGAATTTATAGTTCTTAGAGGAATGGGTGATTTAATTCACTTGAGATATTTATGCGTTGAGATTTCAGGGGGATTCTTCTGGCTATCATCCTCCATTGGTAATCTGCGCAATTTGCACACTCTACATATTAAGGGTTATGCGTTTCTCAGAGGATCAGTAGGCATGATATCAAAATTGATACGTTTGCGACATCTGTTACTTCCTGATTCCATGAGGTATAATCAGAATGATTTTCGAATAGATAAACTAAAAGACATTGAGACGCTAAAGAATATACCAGCTTCTGTGTTGATTAGATCATATGATGCACTACACAAGTTGACTAATCTTCGAGACATATCGATACTCTTTGATAGTAAGGATAGTCATGTTGAAGATGATGTGAGAAGGGTGTTGGGGTCCCAAATCGTTCAATCAGGCCGTCTAACATCCTTGCGAATATGGATAGACAGCAGCGAAGCTGGATTTCCAAGTCTGGAATCGCTTTCCTCATGTCATAGTCTCTCTAAATTAGGTTTGGAAGGGAAGATGAAATTCCAACAACAACAAGGATTAATACATCTTCCACAAAGCCTTACCAAATTGACTCTAAAGTGGTCTGCAATGGAGCAGGACCCAATGCCAGTGTTGGAGAATAAGCTACCAAATTTAAGGTTTCTTATGCTTGGTTGGGATGCATATGTTGGTTCTGAAATGGTTTGCTCTGCCCATGGATTTCCAAACTTAGACACTCTTCATCTCACTGAATTGAACAATGTAAGAGAGTGGATAGTAGAGAAAGGTGCGATGCCGAGtctcaagaaattaaaaattgattggCTTCCCAAATTAGAGATGATTCCAGAAGGTTTGGAATTTGTGACTTCCCTCAAAGAATTGGAAATTGTTAGGATGAGGAATTCCTTCTGCGAGAAGCTTCAAGTGAAAAACGAAATTGAAGGGCAGGATTACTACAAAGTCCGACACATACCCTCTATCTCTTATTCGCTGATAGTCTGA